The following are encoded together in the Phaseolus vulgaris cultivar G19833 chromosome 9, P. vulgaris v2.0, whole genome shotgun sequence genome:
- the LOC137822876 gene encoding phenylacetaldehyde oxime monooxygenase CYP71AN24-like translates to MYGCTDVAFSPYGEGWRQKRKICVLDLLSVKRVRSFQSIREEEVAAMLGAIREACNASKRPSCVNLSQILIETSNNIISRCVFGKKYDNPDGGISFGELGRKMMKHLATFTVGDFFPLLGWIDVVTGQIPEFKATFRALDSFFNQLIAERKRIMKMEGYQPHNKDFLETLLQIQDGEGKHDFQLTHDDVKAILTDIFAGGSDTTSTLMEWAFAALLKNPDIMKRAQEEVRRVVGYKLKVDENDLNQMNYLKCVVKETLRLYPPIPLLTP, encoded by the exons ATGTATGGGTGCACGGACGTGGCTTTTTCACCCTACGGAGAAGGGTGGAGACAGAAAAGGAAGATATGTGTTCTTGATCTTCTAAGCGTAAAAAGAGTGCGATCCTTTCAGTCCATTCGAGAAGAAGAAGTTGCAGCGATGCTTGGTGCCATACGTGAAGCATGCAACGCAAGTAAAAGGCCTTCTTGCGTCAACCTGAGTCAGATTCTGATTGAAACCTCGAACAACATAATATCTagatgtgtttttggaaaaaagTATGACAACCCAGATGGTGGAATCAGCTTTGGAGAGCTAGGAAGGAAGATGATGAAACACTTAGCCACTTTCACTGTAGGAGATTTCTTTCCTTTGTTGGGTTGGATTGACGTTGTCACTGGCCAAATACCAGAATTTAAGGCCACTTTCAGGGCATTAGATTCTTTTTTTAATCAGTTAATTGCTGAACGCAAGAGAATAATGAAGATGGAGGGTTACCAACCTCATAATAAAGACTTCCTGGAAACACTCCTTCAAATTCAAGATGGTGAAGGAAAGCATGATTTCCAGCTTACACATGATGACGTCAAGGCAATTCTAACG GACATATTTGCTGGAGGAAGTGACACTACTTCAACACTTATGGAATGGGCATTTGCAGCGCTCTTGAAGAATCCTGATATCATGAAGAGAGCTCAAGAAGAAGTAAGAAGAGTTGTTGGGTATAAATTAAAAGTGGATGAAAATGATTTAAATCAAATGAATTATCTGAAATGTGTAGTAAAAGAAACTCTGAGATTATATCCACCTATTCCTCTTTTGACACCCTGA